In Antedon mediterranea chromosome 10, ecAntMedi1.1, whole genome shotgun sequence, one genomic interval encodes:
- the LOC140060111 gene encoding E3 ubiquitin-protein ligase RNF14-like, with translation MAEQNSVEEQKEELFALQAIFDDGSIVIQNDDPDSGPFSFKFKVPVQLIGTTIQVEVWLPDQVNCNIAKSATAHYKPESLRPDFARTISGHRWHTKFNVSNLTPIEIDMIFPPNYPSEDPPSFKLSCLWLSRQQLSAVCKQLDKLWEEYKEMPVVYTWADWIQHHVLSFLGISETVMIGNFSTNDNNFDERVATGETDCMNEMINILRFNCQCEMKVFLQETHECEVCFDVKPGEEFYRLNSCFHHFCYDCFHDYCELHVTEGTVKALTCPHQECKTPLPPRLLRQVLGDEKYQRWERLLLQKTLESMDDIDWCVRCQMPATKESQVDGASSEKANLAFCTYCFYSYCSQCKDPWHVGTPCKTADEKLQELEEEDKGMTSEELYIKRLQLTQEIQSAEEIKKVSRKCPGCLIPIQKNFGCNHMSCSQCHTSFCWRCGKIIIGYDHFGDGSCILFPGQEEGDYIVPVQRRRIDREYLPGAVAVRDALRNPDNIHLVKRCPTCGQQNLKNNDNNHILCWSCRSHFCFQCLKKIQGKIMDHFRPPSKCQQHSN, from the exons ATGGCTGAGCAAAATTCCGTTGAAGAACAAAAAGAAGAG CTTTTTGCCCTCCAAGCAATATTTGATGATGGTAGTATCGTTATACAAAATGATGATCCAGATAGTGGACCGTTTTCTTTTAAG TTCAAAGTTCCTGTGCAATTGATTGGTACAACAATTCAAGTTGAAGTGTGGTTGCCAGATCAAGTGAACTGCAACATTGCAAAATCTGCTACTGCTCACTACAAGCCAGAGTCTTTACGACCTGACTTTGCACGTACTATATCAG GTCATAGGTGGCACACAAAATTCAATGTATCAAATTTAACCCCAATTGAAATTGACATGATTTTCCCACCCAACTACCCTTCAGAAGACCCACCCTCATTCAAGTTGTCTTGTTTGTGGTTGTCAAGGCAACAATTGTCTGCAGTCTGTAAACAACTTGATAAGTTATGGGAAGAATATAAAGAGATGCCGGTTGTTTATACCTGGGCTGATTGGATTCAACATCATGTACTtag tTTTCTAGGAATTAGTGAAACTGTAATGATTGGTAATTTTTCAACCAATGACAACAATTTTGACGAAAGAGTAGCAACAGGGGAAACTGATTGTATGAATGAGATGATTAACATTTTAAG GTTTAACTGTCAGTGTGAAATGAAAGTGTTCCTTCAGGAGACACATGAGTGTGAGGTATGCTTTGATGTAAAACCTGGTGAAGAATTCTATCGTCTTAATTCTTGTTTTCATCATTTCTGTTACGACTGCTTTCACGATTACTGCGAGTTACACGTAACAGAAGGAACAGTCAAGGCTCTTAC gtgTCCTCATCAAGAATGCAAAACGCCATTGCCACCTAGGTTGCTACGACAGGTACTAGGAGATGAAAAATACCAAAGATGGGAGAGACTCCTACTACAA AAAACTTTAGAAAGCATGGATGATATAGATTGGTGTGTACGCTGTCAGATGCCTGCTACTAAGGAATCACAAGTGGATGGTGCCAGTTCTGAGAAGGCAAACTTAGCATTCTGTACTTACTGCTTCTATTCATATTGTTCACAATGCAAAGATCCATGGCATGTT GGAACTCCCTGTAAAACAGCAGATGAGAAATTACAAGAATTGGAAGAGGAAGATAAAGGAATGACTTCCGAAGAATTGTACATTAAAAGATTGCAACTAACCCAAGAAATTCAATCTGCTGAAGAAATCAAAAAAGTATCTAGGAAATGTCCAGGATGCCTTATACCTATTCAGAAAAATTTTGG TTGCAACCATATGTCGTGTTCTCAATGCCACACATCATTCTGTTGGCGCTgtggaaaaataattattggcTATGATCATTTTGGGGATGGCAGTTGCATACTGTTTCCAGGACAAGAAGAAGGTGACTACATTGTACCTGTTCAAAGACGAAGAATAGATAGAGAATATTTACCT GGTGCAGTAGCTGTCCGTGATGCTCTCAGAAATCCAGACAATATACATCTGGTGAAACGTTGTCCAACATGTGGTCAGCAGAACCTCAAGAATAATGACAACAACCACATTTTGTGTTGGTCATGTCGCAGTCATTTCTGTTTTCAGTGCTTAAAAAAAATTCAGGGTAAAATAATGGACCACTTTAGACCACCAAGCAAATGCCAGCAACATTCAAATTAA